A DNA window from Setaria viridis chromosome 2, Setaria_viridis_v4.0, whole genome shotgun sequence contains the following coding sequences:
- the LOC117843304 gene encoding sugar transport protein 8 encodes MAGGFAVSKPGGADRREFKGKITWYVWICGIIAATSGLMFGYDIGISGGVTAMDDFLVRFFPSVYARKHRARENNYCKFDDQRLQLFTSSLYLAALAASFVASRACTRLGRKRTMQAASVFFLGGSALCACAANLAMLIVGRVCLGVGVGFGNQAAPLFLSEIAPAHIRGALNILFQLNVTVGILAANVVNYFTSNVHPLGWRYALGGAAAPAAVLFLGSLVITETPTSLVERGRPDAGRRTLEKIRGTADVDAEFDEIRSACDVAAALNAEEKPYRRLLRRESRPPLVIAIAMQVFQQFTGINALMFYAPVLFQTMGFATDGSLLSAVVTGGVNVVATVVSIVLVDKVGRRKLLLEACAQMLVAQTAVGGIMLAKVKADTSPSSGWAVAIVVLICIYVSSFAWSWGPLGWLIPSETFPLETRTAGFSFAVSSNMLFTFLIAQAFLSMMCTMRAYIFFFFAAWIVVMGTFVLVLLPETEGVPIDEMVERVWRRHWFWKRCFGDSANEARVNNC; translated from the exons ATGGCCGGGGGTTTTGCCGTCTCCAagcccggcggcgccgaccgccgggagttcaagggcaagatcacctggTACGTCTGGATCTGCGGCATCATCGCCGCCACCAGCGGCCTCATGTTCGGCTACGACATCGGCATCTCAG GCGGCGTGACGGCCATGGACGACTTCCTGGTGCGCTTCTTCCCGTCCGTGTACGCGCGGAAGCACCGGGCCAGGGAGAACAACTACTGCAAGTTCGACGACCAGCGGCTGCAGCTGTTCACTTCGTCGCTGTAcctggcggcgctggcggcgagcTTCGTGGCGTCGCGGGCGTGCACGCGCCTCGGCCGCAAGCGTACCATGCAGGCGGCCtccgtcttcttcctcggcGGCAGCGCGCTCTGCGCCTGCGCCGCGAACCTCGCCATGCTCATCGTCGGCCGCGTctgcctcggcgtcggcgtcgggttCGGCAACCAGGCGGCGCCGCTCTTCCTCTCCGAGATCGCGCCGGCGCACATCCGCGGCGCGCTCAACATCCTCTTCCAGCTCAACGTCACCGTCGGCATCCTAGCCGCCAACGTCGTCAACTACTTCACCTCCAACGTCCACCCGCTCGGCTGGCGCTACGCGCTCGGcggggccgccgcgcccgcggcggTGCTGTTCCTCGGCTCGCTCGTCATCACCGAGACACCGACGAGCCTCGTCGAGCGCGGCCGCCCCGACGCCGGGCGGCGGACGCTGGAGAAGATCCGCGGCAccgccgacgtcgacgccgAGTTCGACGAGATCCGCTCCGCctgcgacgtcgccgccgcgctgaaCGCCGAGGAGAAGCcctaccgccgcctcctccgccgcgagAGCCGCCCGCCGCTGGTGATCGCGATCGCCATGCAGGTGTTCCAGCAGTTCACGGGCATCAACGCGCTCATGTTCTACGCGCCGGTCCTCTTCCAGACGATGGGCTTCGCCACCGACGgctccctcctctccgccgTCGTCACCGGCGGCGTCAACGTCGTCGCCACCGTCGTCTCCATCGTCCTCGTCGACAAGGTCGGCCGCCGGAAGCTCCTCCTCGAGGCGTGCGCGCAGATGCTCGTCGCCCAGACGGCCGTCGGCGGGATCATGCTGGCGAAGGTGAAGGCGGACACGAGCCCGAGCTCCGGGTGGGCGGTGGCCATCGTCGTGCTCATCTGCATCTACGTGTCGAGCTTCGCGTGGTCGTGGGGCCCGCTGGGGTGGCTGATCCCGTCGGAGACGTTCCCGCTGGAGACGCGCACTGCGGGGTTCTCCTTCGCGGTGAGCTCCAACATGCTCTTCACCTTCCTCATCGCGCAGGCGTTCCTGTCCATGATGTGCACCATGCGCGCctacatcttcttcttcttcgcggCGTGGATCGTCGTCATGGGGACCTTCGTGCTCGTCCTGCTGCCGGAGACCGAGGGGGTGCCCATCGACGAGATGGTGGAGAGGGTCTGGCGCCGCCACTGGTTCTGGAAGAGGTGCTTCGGCGACAGCGCCAATGAGGCCAGGGTCAACAACTGCTAG